From the Aquitalea magnusonii genome, one window contains:
- the rpoB gene encoding DNA-directed RNA polymerase subunit beta, giving the protein MSYSFTEKKRIRKSFAKRASVLDVPFLLATQIDSYADFLQLGVPLDQRKDAGLQAAFKSIFPIHSHNGYARLDFAHYILGEPPFDVQECQLRGITYAAPLRARIRLTILDKESSKPVVKEVRENEVYMGEIPLMTTNGSFIINGTERVIVSQLHRSPGVFFEHDRGKTHSSGKLLFSARVIPYRGSWLDFEFDPKDLLYFRIDRRRKMPVTILLKALGYSNEQILSEFYSFDTFYLTKTGVFMRVVPERLKGEVAKFDIVAADGKLIVAKDKRITAKHIRDIQTAQLDRIEVPADVLLGKVLSHNVTNVDTGEVLARANEEITEELLAKLALAEIEQVEVLFTNDLDQGAYISQTLRTDDSLDRLQARVAIYRMMRPGEPPTEDAVEALFQRLFFSEETYDLSRVGRMKFSSRTYQYKFDEKTPEWFKSLIGEKFAHRRDVMEGTLSTEDIVSVIAILCELRNGRGEVDDIDHLGNRRVRSVGELAENQFRAGLVRVERAVKERLNQAESDNLMPHDLINAKPVSAAIKEFFGSSQLSQFMDQTNPLSEITHKRRVSALGPGGLTRERAGFEVRDVHPTHYGRVCPIETPEGPNIGLINSLSVFARTNEFGFLETPYRKVVDSKVTNEIDYLSAIEEGRYVIAQANAELGEDGTLLDELVTCREKGETILATPDRVQYMDVATGQVVSVAASLIPFLEHDDANRALMGANMQRQAVPCLRPEKPFVGTGIERSVAVDSGTTVVARRGGVVDYVDAGRVVVRVNDEEAVAGEVGVDIYNLTKFTRSNQNTNINQRPVVKVGDKIASGDVVADGASTDLGELALGQNMTIAFMPWNGYNYEDSILISEKLVAEDRYTSIHIEELSVVSRDTKLGPEEITRDIPNLSERMAGRLDESGIVYIGAEVEAGDVLVGKVTPKGETQLTPEEKLLRAIFGEKASDVKDTSLRVPTGTVGTVIDVQVFTREGIERDKRAQSIIDAELKRYRLDLNDQLRIFENDAFSRIERLIVGKLANGGPKRLAKGTAIDAEYLESLPVKHDWFDIRMADEDIAKQLELIKESLVQKREEFDLKFEDKKRKLTQGDELPPGVQKMVKVYLAVKRRLQAGDKMAGRHGNKGVVSRILPIEDMPYMGDGRPVDIVLNPLGVPSRMNIGQILEVHLGWAAKGIGERIDRMIKQQQDVAELRAYLERIYNETGKSEDLASLSDAEILDLADNLRKGMPFATPVFDGAKETEIKHMLDLAYPSGDELTEKMGFNESKTQMTLYDGRSGEAFDRKVTVGVMHYLKLHHLVDDKMHARSTGPYSLVTQQPLGGKAQFGGQRFGEMEVWALEAYGAAYTLQEMLTVKSDDVTGRTKVYENIVKGEHKIDAGMPESFNVLVKEIRSLGLDIDLERY; this is encoded by the coding sequence ATGAGTTATTCGTTTACTGAGAAGAAGCGTATTCGTAAGAGCTTTGCGAAACGCGCCAGTGTTCTCGATGTCCCATTCCTGTTGGCGACCCAGATTGATTCTTATGCCGATTTCCTGCAACTGGGTGTACCGCTAGATCAGCGCAAGGATGCTGGTCTGCAGGCCGCGTTCAAGTCGATCTTCCCGATCCATAGCCACAATGGCTATGCCCGCCTTGATTTTGCTCACTACATCCTTGGCGAGCCGCCGTTTGACGTGCAGGAATGTCAGCTGCGTGGCATTACCTATGCTGCTCCGCTGCGCGCCCGTATCCGTCTGACCATCCTGGACAAAGAGTCGTCCAAGCCGGTGGTAAAAGAAGTGCGCGAGAATGAAGTTTACATGGGCGAGATTCCGCTCATGACCACCAATGGTTCCTTCATCATCAACGGAACCGAGCGTGTCATCGTATCCCAGCTGCACCGTTCCCCGGGCGTGTTCTTCGAGCATGACCGCGGCAAGACCCATTCCTCCGGCAAACTGCTGTTCTCCGCCCGCGTGATTCCTTACCGCGGTTCCTGGCTGGACTTCGAGTTTGACCCGAAAGACCTGCTGTACTTCCGTATCGACCGTCGCCGCAAGATGCCGGTGACCATCCTGCTGAAGGCACTGGGTTACAGCAACGAACAAATCCTGTCCGAGTTCTACAGCTTCGACACCTTCTACCTGACCAAGACCGGCGTGTTCATGCGCGTGGTTCCGGAGCGTCTGAAGGGCGAAGTGGCCAAGTTCGACATCGTCGCTGCCGATGGCAAGCTGATCGTGGCCAAGGACAAGCGCATCACTGCCAAGCACATCCGCGACATCCAGACCGCCCAGCTCGATCGCATCGAAGTACCGGCTGATGTCCTGCTGGGCAAGGTGCTGTCGCACAATGTCACCAATGTTGACACTGGCGAAGTGCTGGCGCGCGCCAACGAAGAAATCACCGAAGAGCTGCTGGCCAAGCTGGCCCTGGCCGAGATCGAACAGGTTGAAGTGCTGTTCACCAACGATCTGGACCAAGGCGCGTACATCTCGCAAACCCTGCGTACCGATGACAGCCTGGACCGCCTGCAAGCGCGTGTTGCCATCTACCGCATGATGCGTCCTGGCGAACCGCCGACCGAAGATGCGGTGGAAGCGCTGTTCCAGCGCCTGTTTTTCAGCGAAGAAACCTACGATCTGTCGCGCGTAGGCCGCATGAAGTTCAGCTCGCGTACTTATCAGTACAAGTTCGATGAGAAGACGCCGGAGTGGTTCAAGTCGCTGATCGGGGAGAAATTTGCCCATCGTCGTGACGTGATGGAAGGCACCCTGTCGACTGAAGACATCGTTTCCGTCATCGCCATCCTGTGCGAACTGCGCAATGGCCGCGGCGAAGTGGATGACATCGACCATCTGGGTAACCGCCGTGTACGTTCGGTTGGTGAACTGGCCGAGAACCAGTTCCGTGCCGGTCTGGTACGTGTTGAGCGCGCAGTGAAGGAACGCCTGAACCAGGCCGAGTCCGACAACCTGATGCCGCACGACCTGATCAACGCCAAGCCGGTATCCGCTGCCATCAAGGAATTCTTTGGTTCCTCGCAGCTGTCCCAGTTCATGGACCAGACCAACCCGCTGTCGGAAATCACCCACAAGCGCCGTGTATCGGCTCTTGGTCCGGGCGGTCTGACCCGCGAACGTGCCGGCTTCGAAGTGCGTGACGTACACCCGACTCACTACGGCCGTGTGTGCCCGATCGAAACGCCGGAAGGTCCGAACATCGGTCTGATCAACTCGCTGTCCGTGTTCGCACGTACCAACGAGTTCGGTTTCCTGGAAACCCCGTACCGCAAGGTGGTGGACAGCAAGGTGACCAACGAGATCGACTACCTGTCCGCCATCGAGGAAGGCCGTTACGTCATTGCGCAGGCCAACGCCGAGCTGGGCGAAGACGGTACTCTGCTGGACGAGCTGGTTACTTGCCGCGAAAAGGGCGAAACCATTCTGGCTACCCCGGACCGCGTTCAGTACATGGACGTGGCCACCGGCCAGGTGGTATCCGTTGCTGCATCGCTGATTCCCTTCCTGGAACACGATGACGCCAACCGTGCCTTGATGGGTGCCAACATGCAGCGTCAGGCCGTACCGTGCCTGCGTCCGGAAAAACCGTTTGTCGGTACCGGTATCGAGCGTTCGGTTGCGGTTGACTCCGGCACCACTGTTGTTGCCCGTCGTGGCGGTGTAGTCGACTATGTTGACGCTGGCCGTGTCGTGGTACGCGTGAATGACGAAGAAGCCGTTGCCGGTGAAGTGGGTGTGGATATCTACAACCTCACCAAGTTCACCCGTTCCAACCAGAACACCAACATCAACCAGCGTCCGGTGGTGAAGGTGGGCGACAAGATCGCCAGCGGCGACGTGGTGGCCGACGGTGCTTCCACCGACCTGGGTGAACTGGCACTGGGTCAGAACATGACCATCGCCTTCATGCCGTGGAACGGTTACAACTACGAAGACTCGATCCTGATCTCGGAAAAGCTGGTTGCTGAAGACCGCTACACCTCGATCCACATCGAAGAACTGTCAGTTGTGTCGCGTGACACCAAGCTGGGACCGGAAGAAATCACCCGTGATATTCCGAACCTGTCCGAGCGCATGGCAGGCCGTCTGGATGAATCCGGCATCGTTTACATCGGCGCCGAAGTGGAAGCCGGTGACGTACTGGTGGGCAAGGTAACGCCGAAGGGTGAAACCCAGTTGACGCCGGAAGAAAAACTGCTGCGCGCCATCTTTGGTGAAAAAGCCTCCGACGTGAAGGACACCTCCCTGCGCGTGCCGACCGGCACCGTGGGTACCGTGATCGACGTACAGGTGTTCACCCGCGAAGGTATCGAGCGCGACAAGCGTGCCCAGTCCATCATTGATGCCGAACTGAAGCGCTACCGCCTCGACCTGAACGACCAGCTGCGCATTTTCGAAAACGACGCCTTCAGCCGTATCGAACGCCTGATCGTTGGCAAGCTGGCCAACGGTGGTCCGAAGCGTCTGGCCAAGGGTACCGCCATTGATGCCGAGTACCTGGAAAGCCTGCCGGTCAAGCATGACTGGTTCGACATCCGCATGGCTGACGAAGACATCGCCAAGCAGCTGGAACTGATCAAGGAAAGCCTGGTACAGAAGCGCGAAGAATTCGACCTCAAGTTCGAAGACAAGAAGCGCAAACTGACCCAGGGTGACGAACTGCCGCCGGGCGTACAGAAGATGGTCAAGGTTTACCTGGCTGTTAAGCGTCGTCTGCAGGCTGGTGACAAGATGGCCGGTCGTCACGGTAACAAGGGTGTGGTATCCCGCATCCTGCCGATCGAAGACATGCCTTACATGGGCGACGGTCGTCCGGTCGACATCGTGCTGAACCCGCTGGGCGTACCGTCGCGTATGAACATCGGTCAGATTCTGGAAGTGCATCTGGGTTGGGCTGCCAAGGGTATCGGCGAGCGCATCGACCGCATGATCAAGCAACAGCAGGACGTTGCCGAGCTGCGTGCTTACCTGGAGCGCATCTATAACGAAACCGGCAAGTCCGAAGACCTCGCCAGCTTGTCCGATGCCGAGATCCTGGATCTGGCAGACAACCTGCGCAAGGGCATGCCGTTTGCCACGCCGGTATTCGACGGTGCCAAGGAAACCGAGATCAAGCACATGCTGGATCTGGCTTACCCGAGCGGCGACGAACTGACCGAGAAGATGGGCTTTAACGAGTCCAAAACCCAGATGACCCTGTACGATGGCCGCTCCGGCGAAGCCTTCGACCGCAAGGTTACCGTGGGTGTGATGCACTACCTGAAACTGCATCACCTGGTTGATGACAAGATGCACGCCCGTTCCACCGGTCCGTACTCCCTGGTTACCCAGCAGCCGCTGGGTGGTAAGGCACAGTTCGGTGGCCAGCGTTTCGGTGAAATGGAAGTGTGGGCGCTGGAAGCTTATGGCGCCGCCTACACCCTGCAGGAAATGCTGACGGTGAAGTCTGACGATGTCACCGGTCGTACCAAGGTTTACGAAAACATCGTCAAGGGCGAACACAAGATCGACGCCGGCATGCCGGAATCCTTCAATGTATTGGTGAAGGAAATCCGCTCGCTCGGCCTGGATATCGACCTGGAACGTTATTGA
- the nusG gene encoding transcription termination/antitermination protein NusG yields the protein MAKRWYVVHAYSGFEKSVQKALRERIERSEVADLFGQILVPVEEVVDIKNGRRSITERKFFPGYVLVEMDMTDDTWHLVKSTPKVTGFVGGTANRPAPISKKEVDAIMQQMQEGVEKPKPKVLFEVGEKVRVIDGPFNDFNGSVDEVNYERNKLRVSVQIFGRDTPVELDFSQVEKL from the coding sequence ATGGCAAAGCGCTGGTACGTTGTGCACGCTTATTCCGGTTTTGAGAAAAGTGTGCAGAAGGCGCTACGTGAGCGCATCGAACGTTCCGAGGTAGCGGATCTGTTTGGCCAGATTCTCGTTCCGGTGGAAGAAGTGGTGGATATCAAGAACGGTCGCCGCTCCATTACCGAACGCAAGTTCTTCCCTGGCTATGTTCTGGTCGAGATGGATATGACCGACGATACCTGGCACCTGGTGAAGAGTACGCCTAAGGTGACTGGTTTTGTTGGTGGTACTGCCAATCGCCCGGCGCCGATTTCCAAGAAGGAAGTCGATGCCATCATGCAGCAAATGCAAGAAGGCGTGGAAAAGCCGAAGCCGAAGGTATTGTTTGAAGTGGGTGAAAAGGTTCGCGTCATTGACGGTCCTTTCAATGACTTCAACGGCTCTGTTGATGAAGTTAACTACGAGCGTAACAAGCTGCGTGTGTCGGTGCAGATTTTCGGTCGCGACACGCCGGTTGAGCTGGATTTCAGTCAGGTAGAAAAGCTGTAA
- the rplL gene encoding 50S ribosomal protein L7/L12 encodes MAITKEDILEAVAGLTVMELNDLVKAFEEKFGVSAAAVAVAGPAAGGAAAAEEKTEFDVVLTAAGDNKVNVIKVVRAITGLGLKEAKDMVDGAPKTVKEGVAKAEAEEVLKQLTEAGAKAEIK; translated from the coding sequence ATGGCAATCACCAAAGAAGACATCCTCGAAGCCGTTGCTGGCCTGACCGTTATGGAACTGAACGACCTGGTTAAGGCGTTCGAAGAGAAGTTCGGCGTTTCCGCTGCTGCCGTTGCCGTTGCTGGCCCGGCTGCTGGTGGCGCTGCTGCTGCTGAAGAAAAGACCGAGTTCGACGTTGTTCTGACCGCTGCTGGCGACAACAAGGTTAACGTGATCAAGGTTGTTCGTGCTATCACCGGCCTGGGCCTGAAGGAAGCCAAGGACATGGTTGACGGCGCTCCGAAGACCGTGAAAGAAGGCGTAGCCAAGGCTGAAGCCGAAGAAGTTCTGAAGCAACTGACCGAAGCCGGTGCCAAGGCTGAAATCAAATAA
- the rplA gene encoding 50S ribosomal protein L1, which translates to MAKISKRLQTLKATVDRNKLYAVEEAIALVKSAATAKFDESIDVAVNLGVDPRKSDQVVRGSVVLPRGTGKSVRVAVFAQGANAEAAKAAGAEVVGFDDLAEQVKAGNLDFDVVIASPDAMRVVGQLGQILGPRGLMPNPKVGTVTPNVAEAVKNAKAGQVQYRTDKAGIIHATIGRASFEAEALRENFTALVDALVKAKPAAAKGVYLKKIAVSSTMGIGARVDTSSVSA; encoded by the coding sequence ATGGCCAAGATTTCCAAGCGCCTGCAAACCCTGAAGGCAACTGTTGATCGCAACAAGCTGTACGCTGTTGAAGAAGCAATTGCTCTGGTTAAGTCCGCTGCTACCGCCAAGTTTGACGAGTCCATCGATGTGGCCGTTAATCTGGGTGTTGATCCGCGTAAATCCGACCAGGTTGTACGTGGCTCCGTAGTTCTGCCGCGTGGTACCGGTAAGTCCGTACGCGTTGCTGTATTTGCTCAAGGTGCCAACGCCGAAGCCGCCAAGGCTGCCGGTGCTGAAGTTGTCGGTTTCGACGACCTGGCCGAGCAAGTAAAAGCTGGCAACCTGGACTTCGACGTGGTGATTGCCTCCCCGGATGCAATGCGCGTTGTTGGTCAGCTGGGTCAAATCCTCGGCCCGCGTGGCCTGATGCCGAACCCGAAGGTTGGTACTGTTACCCCGAACGTTGCCGAAGCGGTTAAAAACGCTAAGGCCGGTCAGGTTCAATACCGTACCGACAAGGCTGGTATCATTCACGCCACCATCGGCCGTGCTTCCTTCGAAGCCGAAGCTCTGCGTGAAAACTTTACCGCTCTGGTAGATGCCCTGGTGAAAGCCAAGCCGGCCGCTGCCAAGGGTGTGTATCTGAAAAAGATCGCCGTATCCAGCACCATGGGTATTGGCGCTCGTGTAGATACCAGCTCCGTCAGCGCTTAA
- the secE gene encoding preprotein translocase subunit SecE, whose product MEMQDKLKLALAGLLVVAGVVGFYMIPEDQGVLRALAFIVGVVLAAGAVWLSVPGKEFVAYANDSLVEARKVVWPTRKEAMQMTGLVFVFVLVLALFMWMVDSGLSWLFYDVILGRGR is encoded by the coding sequence ATGGAAATGCAAGATAAACTCAAACTGGCCTTGGCCGGTCTGCTGGTGGTTGCCGGTGTTGTTGGCTTCTACATGATTCCCGAAGATCAGGGTGTGTTGCGCGCTCTGGCATTCATTGTTGGTGTTGTGCTGGCGGCGGGTGCTGTCTGGCTGTCAGTGCCGGGCAAGGAGTTTGTTGCCTATGCCAATGATTCGCTTGTGGAGGCGCGCAAGGTCGTATGGCCTACCCGCAAGGAAGCTATGCAAATGACCGGCTTGGTTTTCGTCTTCGTTCTGGTGCTGGCCCTGTTCATGTGGATGGTGGACTCGGGTCTGTCCTGGTTGTTCTACGATGTAATTCTTGGTCGAGGTAGATAA
- the rplK gene encoding 50S ribosomal protein L11 translates to MAKKIVGYVKLQVPAGKANPSPPIGPALGQRGLNIMEFCKAFNAQTQGIEPGLPIPVVITAYADKSFTFIMKTPPATILLKKAAGIKSGSAKPHTDKVGKVSRAQLEEIAKTKQPDLTAADLDAAVRTIAGSARSMGLEVEGV, encoded by the coding sequence GTGGCAAAGAAAATTGTCGGCTATGTAAAGCTGCAAGTGCCCGCTGGTAAGGCCAACCCGTCTCCTCCGATCGGTCCGGCCCTGGGTCAGCGTGGTCTGAACATTATGGAATTCTGCAAGGCGTTCAACGCCCAGACTCAAGGCATCGAGCCGGGTCTGCCGATTCCGGTTGTGATCACTGCTTATGCAGACAAGTCCTTCACCTTCATCATGAAGACGCCGCCGGCGACCATTCTGCTGAAGAAGGCTGCTGGTATCAAGTCCGGTTCCGCCAAGCCGCATACCGATAAGGTTGGCAAGGTAAGCCGTGCTCAGCTGGAAGAAATCGCCAAGACCAAGCAGCCGGATCTGACCGCTGCTGATCTGGACGCTGCTGTTCGCACCATCGCCGGCTCCGCCCGTTCGATGGGTCTTGAAGTGGAGGGTGTGTAA
- the rplJ gene encoding 50S ribosomal protein L10 codes for MSLNIEDKKAVVAAVAAELAAAQTLVIAEYRGIEVSSMTKLRAQAREQGVYLRVLKNTLVRRAVAGTQFEALAEQMVGPLVYGISADPVAAAKVLHQFAKADDKIIVKAGSYNGAVLNAAQVAELASIPSREELLSKLLYVMQAPVAGFARALAALAEKQAEAA; via the coding sequence TTGAGTCTCAATATCGAAGATAAAAAGGCAGTCGTTGCTGCTGTAGCTGCCGAGCTGGCCGCTGCACAGACCCTCGTCATCGCCGAATATCGGGGCATCGAGGTAAGCAGCATGACCAAGCTGCGCGCTCAAGCGCGTGAGCAAGGCGTTTACCTGCGCGTTCTGAAGAACACGCTGGTTCGCCGTGCGGTTGCTGGTACCCAATTCGAAGCGCTGGCCGAACAAATGGTTGGCCCGCTCGTTTACGGTATCTCTGCCGATCCGGTTGCTGCTGCCAAGGTGCTGCATCAATTTGCCAAGGCTGACGACAAGATCATCGTCAAGGCAGGTTCCTACAATGGCGCGGTACTGAATGCTGCTCAGGTTGCTGAGTTGGCGTCCATCCCGAGCCGCGAAGAACTGCTGTCCAAGCTCCTCTACGTTATGCAAGCTCCGGTTGCTGGCTTCGCCCGCGCCCTGGCTGCATTGGCAGAGAAGCAAGCCGAAGCCGCTTAA